The Candidatus Neomarinimicrobiota bacterium genome window below encodes:
- a CDS encoding DUF374 domain-containing protein, protein MGLDRKTQNRISIIARRIGGFLVQAIGKSLRLEIRGWNRLRHLLENGQPVILQFWHGDMFIAWYLTAPLHPAAIVSQAGDGDIASAVLEGLNYVTFRGSSTRGGRKAYTGMIRYLKKQQIKVSAFASDGPRGPRRIMKPGTYAAAQHLDGFIVPVATASRWALRARGWDRFVIPVPFSKALAGFGEPIKVDPNLRGEALANALTQASDICRIHQEELENSF, encoded by the coding sequence GGCGTATTGGTGGGTTTTTGGTGCAAGCTATTGGCAAAAGTTTAAGACTGGAAATCCGTGGCTGGAATCGCCTGCGACATTTGTTAGAAAACGGTCAGCCTGTTATTCTGCAATTCTGGCACGGGGATATGTTTATTGCCTGGTATCTCACCGCTCCTTTACATCCCGCAGCCATCGTCAGTCAGGCAGGCGATGGTGATATTGCTTCTGCCGTTCTTGAAGGATTGAACTATGTCACTTTTCGCGGTTCCAGTACGCGGGGTGGTCGCAAAGCTTATACTGGAATGATCCGTTATCTAAAGAAGCAACAGATTAAAGTATCCGCTTTTGCCTCTGATGGCCCACGGGGTCCTCGTCGAATCATGAAACCGGGAACTTACGCAGCCGCTCAGCATCTGGATGGTTTTATTGTTCCCGTTGCCACTGCTTCCAGATGGGCACTTAGAGCTCGTGGTTGGGATCGGTTTGTAATTCCAGTTCCGTTTTCAAAAGCGTTGGCTGGTTTTGGCGAGCCCATCAAGGTGGATCCTAATTTACGTGGCGAAGCATTAGCAAACGCATTAACACAGGCTAGTGATATTTGTAGAATACACCAGGAAGAGCTGGAGAATTCATTCTAA